The following are encoded together in the Drosophila biarmipes strain raj3 chromosome 3L, RU_DBia_V1.1, whole genome shotgun sequence genome:
- the LOC108028837 gene encoding dynein axonemal intermediate chain 3: MSATDMDPPSKMELDGDPEGLPGESEVAEAMAAAPLSARRNKPYFKKFKEPDSDEEVGDPRNLFNVQESWRTLMSLSSCQKVMVSDKVQKALKIEVGINVTQEFPWKQVQFKDLRDVLFDELENSAELMKKFKNFNPDHYVLMGFCPLLTEQDDDPPEGDPFIFYSSIKESKMALSIIQNMEHFDRWRMQRRLRKKPRRWVSHGTDEEMTILVERFKDEPIDVEIQSVYPIQMPRHVAFDYRMTRDVRDGVIELLPNENIKWDNVIKKRINVSVQSAPPKIDREQQTNPTFPSNAWSQYLYEIDDEDLELDETDVDEEEEKKKAQAKPGTYVEPEKPPPEMSAQIEMLLNTLEFNQIDSYRDDYTMISSRQVVQYTNPYLQEFLCFANISKSNKRFVAGYDWYPKLSGLIAVSYAFSTPATINEASNRVDYVQRAVLEPNPVLLWSFSDNLNYKLEFEAPIENTALTFCPFNGDILLGGSKNGQVVLWDLQGRCEKLDEEEYLTAAQAKYRVMIGEFLNWTIDIEDNVIAPATISSLDCSPKGAITGFYWLGRSIYLSQFGKVYNDTDIRNHHKFFVTCAFDGTISFWDLDGKGAKGGKEKMRNRMLPKQLTQSESAFKSLAIKPTYNLYFPEPLTGIIADTSCFSCLTPVARLIHANPSNYPIKTIAKDPPTMRQSMIVSTFYGHVSRIDWQGTYTEGEPTELINSSTPFAMVHDGPVVMVKKNPFYPELFASIGRTILAIWKEDYNYSPIFWRQRACDLTAVAWSETRPAVLYLTRIDGILEAWDILARDDDACLTEILGGGIITGITEHKPSLPYKILGIGDYNSSIRMVKLPHSFDVPLPNELQQLMNYVLKEERRKVGIQAWEQKYYELNKDIIEAKREAEAETRKEMERLEREEQLATRKKGHKAAEEGGGGGEEHKKKPYSGLNYNEKMAVMWDELNLNRMMTILMSRKQMDPEKLARETALEKERHAYEAAKKKSHSDILARVENDIAAIRARILPAEIPDMQRSEMIAERVKREVESADTYEQVCEDSFEILSKFNEFKSIDYIEFLERGRQRRRLLDQSLGGNTDRLLWYEERVRLGELGECQFGYESVSGTQAEESSQTEFTATKFMLPGSASDIVADPIVE; encoded by the exons ATGTCGGCCACGGATATGGATCCGCCGAGCAAGATGGAACTGGACGGTGACCCCGAGGGCCTGCCCGGGGAATCGGAGGTGGCGGAAGCCATGGCCGCGGCCCCCTTATCAGCGCGGCGCAACAAGCCCTACTTCAAGAAGTTTAAGGAACCCGACTCCGATGAGGAAGTGGGCGATCCGCGCAACCTCTTCAATGTCCAGGAGTCCTGGCGAACGCTCATGTCACTGTCCAGTTGCCAAAAGGTCATGGTTTC CGACAAAGTCCAGAAGGCCTTGAAGATCGAGGTGGGCATCAATGTGACCCAGGAGTTCCCATGGAAGCAGGTGCAGTTCAAGGATCTGCGCGACGTGCTCTTCGACGAACTGGAGAACTCCGCCGAGCTGATGAAGAAGTTCAAGAACTTCAATCCGGACCACTATGTTCTGATGGGCTTCTGTCCTCTGCTGACCGAACAGGACGATGATCCTCCCGAGGGCGACCCCTTCATCTTCTACTCGAGCATCAAGGAGTCCAAAATGGCGCTGAGTATTATCCAGAACATGGAACACTTTGACCGTTGGCGGATGCAGCGGCGCCTCAGGAAGAAGCCACGTCGTTGGGTCAGCCATGGCACCGATGAGGAGATGACCATCCTGGTGGAGCGCTTCAAGGACGAGCCCATCGACGTGGAGATCCAGAGCGTCTACCCCATTCAGATGCCGCGGCACGTGGCCTTCGACTACAGGATGACCCGCGATGTCAGGGATGGAGTGATCGAGCTGTTGCCCaacgaaaatataaaatgggaCAATGTGATCAAGAAGAGGATCAATGTGTCGGTCCAGTCCGCTCCCCCCAAGATCGATAGGGAACAGCAAACCAATCCCACTTTTCCCTCAAACGCCTGGTCGCAGTATCTCTATGAGATCGATGATGAAG ACCTGGAGCTGGACGAAACGGATgtggacgaggaggaggagaagaagAAGGCCCAAGCCAAGCCGGGAACTTATGTGGAGCCGGAGAAACCACCGCCCGAAATGTCCGCCCAGATCGAAATGCTGCTCAATACCCTGGAGTTCAATCAGATCGATAGTTACCG CGACGACTATACTATGATATCCTCGAGGCAAGTGGTTCAGTATACAAATCCGTACTTGCAGGAGTTCCTTTGTTTTGCGAACATCTCGAAGAGCAACAAGCGCTTTGTGGCGGGCTACGACTGGTATCCAAAGTTGTCCGGACTGATAGCAGTGTCCTATGCCTTCAGTACGCCAGCTACCATAAATGAGGCCAGCAATCGGGTGGACTACGTGCAGAGAGCCGTTCTGGAGCCCAATCCCGTGCTGCTATGGAGCTTTTCGGATAACCTAAACTACAAGTTGGAGTTCGAGGCTCCCATTGAGAACACAGCCCTGACCTTTTGCCCTTTCAATGGGGACATCCTGCTGGGAGGCAGCAAGAATGGTCAGGTGGTGCTGTGGGATCTGCAGGGAAGATGCGAGAAGCTGGACGAGGAGGAGTACTTGACGGCTGCCCAGGCCAAGTACCGGGTGATGATTGGCGAGTTCCTCAACTGGACCATTGACATAGAGGACAATGTCATAGCCCCGGCCACCATTTCCTCGTTGGACTGCTCCCCGAAAGGTGCCATCACGGGATTCTATTGGCTGGGTCGTTCGATATATCTGAGTCAGTTCGGAAAGGTTTACAATGACACGGATATCCGGAACCACCACAAGTTCTTTGTCACCTGCGCCTTCGATGGCACCATTAGCTTCTGGGATCTCGATGGTAAGGGAGCGAAAGGTGGAAAGGAGAAGATGCGCAACCGAATGCTGCCCAAGCAATTGACCCAAAGCGAGTCTGCCTTCAAGTCGCTGGCCATCAAGCCCACCTATAACCTTTATTTCCCCGAACCGCTCACGGGAATCATAGCGGACACCTCGTGTTTTTCGTGCTTAACCCCAGTTGCGCGATTGATTCACGCCAATCCTTCGAATTATCCCATTAAGACGATTGCCAAGGACCCGCCCACTATGCGCCAGAGCATGATAGTGTCCACTTTTTATGGTCATGTCAGCCGGATCGATTGGCAGGGCACCTATACGGAGGGGGAACCCACGGAGCTGATCAACAGTTCGACTCCCTTTGCCATGGTCCACGATGGACCCGTGGTGATGGTGAAGAAGAATCCCTTCTACCCGGAGCTATTCGCCTCCATTGGGCGCACTATTTTGGCCATTTGGAAGGAGGACTACAACTATTCACCCATCTTCTGGCGGCAGAGAGCCTGCGACCTCACCGCCGTCGCCTGGAGTGAAACTCGTCCGGCGGTTTTGTATCTGACCAGGATCGATGGTATTCTCGAGGCCTGGGATATATTGG CTCGCGATGATGACGCCTGCCTAACGGAGATCCTCGGCGGTGGTATTATAACTGGGATCACAGAGCATAAGCCCTCGCTTCCTTATAAGATCTTGGGCATCGGTGACTATAATAGTAGCATCAGGATGGTTAAGTTGCCGCACTCCTTTGATGTGCCGCTGCCCAATGAACTCCAGCAGTTGATGAACTACGTCCTGAAGGAGGAGCGCCGCAAGGTGGGCATCCAGGCGTGGGAACAGAAGTACTATGAGCTCAACAAGGACATCATAGAGGCGAAGagggaggcggaggcggagacCCGTAAGGAAATGGAGAGGCTGGAAAGGGAGGAGCAGCTGGCCACCAGGAAAAAGGGGCACAAGGCCGCTGAGGaaggaggtggaggaggagaagaGCACAA AAAAAAGCCCTATAGCGGCCTTAATTACAACGAGAAAATGGCCGTGATGTGGGACGAACTGAATCTAAACCGGATGATGACCATCCTTATGTCCCGTAAACAGATGGATCCCGAGAAGTTGGCCCGGGAAACGGCGCTGGAGAAGGAGCGGCACGCCTACGAGGCGGCCAAGAAGAAGTCCCACTCGGATATCCTGGCCAGGGTGGAGAATGATATCGCTGCCATCCGGGCGAGGATCCTTCCAGCTGAGATCCCCGACATGCAGCGCAGCGAGATGATCGCGGAACGGGTGAAGCGAGAGGTGGAGAGTGCTGACACCTACGAGCAGGTGTGCGAGGATTCCTTTGAGATACTGAGCAAGTTCAACGAGTTCAAGTCGATCGATTACATTGAGTTCCTGGAGCGCGGTCGCCAGAGGCGTCGGTTGTTGGATCAATCCCTGGGTGGGAATACAGATCGTCTGCTGTGGTACGAGGAGAGGGTCCGGCTGGGCGAACTGGGCGAGTGCCAGTTCGGCTACGAGTCCGTCAGTGGAACTCAGGCGGAGGAGTCGAGTCAAACCGAGTTTACGGCCACCAAGTTTATGTTGCCGGGATCAGCCAGCGATATTGTTGCAGATCCCATAGTAGAATAA
- the LOC108028056 gene encoding gamma-tubulin complex component 2 homolog, which yields MDPPNVGKDFADKVRFHLSKDELERQMRKIHERGDAQNRPSGSGSSTSSSNSAPQLESWIFESVGGYYLPNEDLSKMPLPRQEQLLIRDLIYAFSGVPTSHVKPDVQLEQISGMNSVDIAKVRFRLDDVFNAAFKALANEVLPLIGYYIGVQSFIEEINMSPNCGRTRLALATALGDQMQDYYDLQSKLETDLQEKKLNLKELVRQVRPWLSILKVLSSMASSSRGKLTSAQLLTLLDQFYRDQKASEPDLKERVTKIMAAVTHVYMKIVQLWMQKGVLYDTQHEFFVEDTERSNVMSSTLLAPEKCCHAYWAQRYRLLPDRLPAFLLPQADEVFLAGKYLNILRQCNVTMKLLQLPLAYNPGEAGHEQIIKSSYDLPAKKLLDVLAKEHSLALHIRNLRCYFLLQEEGFVETLLDKCQEQLQCNVDRLVPEKLQTQLTETLQKSNDFFKDLLRCQLKDCDVATQLGRRHRLGKSVGGGRERESSSEDEPPAVLNLYGYESLALRYEAKWPLSFVLYPEILEQMQILQRVLLFLHYVKRHLTVLWQTPSEGMGLKLTKRSGDLRQRMLMCMLNLEHHITQDTAEPRWQSLTVAMDKARNIDDVLNKLETTVDECLRFALLPSANAFVKALFTLGHVCLNFCGFVESPPDGTSRELEQGISEYEEEFDSFMASILELVGELAKSSGHGERESCKQLLKRLEGFCKPSEMN from the coding sequence ATGGATCCTCCCAATGTTGGTAAAGATTTTGCGGACAAGGTTCGCTTTCATTTGAGTAAGGATGAGTTGGAGCGCCAGATGCGGAAGATTCACGAGCGGGGTGATGCTCAGAACCGGCCTTCAGGAAGCGGGAGCAGCACGAGTTCATCGAATAGTGCGCCTCAGCTGGAGTCATGGATCTTCGAGAGCGTTGGGGGCTACTATCTACCCAATGAGGACCTGTCTAAGATGCCGCTGCCTCGTCAGGAACAGTTGCTAATAAGGGATCTCATCTATGCCTTTTCGGGGGTACCCACTTCCCACGTCAAGCCCGATGTCCAGCTCGAACAGATCTCTGGAATGAATTCCGTGGATATAGCCAAGGTTCGCTTCCGATTGGATGACGTCTTCAATGCGGCCTTCAAGGCCTTGGCCAATGAAGTGTTGCCCCTGATAGGTTACTACATAGGTGTGCAGAGCTTTATTGAGGAGATCAACATGTCGCCGAATTGTGGGAGAACGCGACTGGCCTTGGCCACCGCTCTGGGTGACCAAATGCAGGACTACTACGATCTCCAGTCCAAGTTGGAGACTGATTTGCAGGAAAAGAAGTTGAATCTTAAGGAACTGGTGCGTCAGGTGCGTCCATGGCTGTCCATCTTAAAGGTGCTTTCCTCCATGGCCAGCAGCTCGCGGGGAAAGTTGACCAGCGCCCAGCTGCTAACACTGTTGGATCAGTTCTACCGGGATCAGAAGGCCTCCGAACCGGATCTCAAGGAGAGGGTGACCAAGATCATGGCAGCCGTAACTCATGTATACATGAAAATCGTTCAGTTGTGGATGCAAAAAGGTGTTCTATACGACACGCAGCATGAGTTCTTCGTGGAGGACACGGAACGCTCGAATGTCATGAGTAGTACGCTTTTGGCGCCGGAGAAGTGCTGCCACGCCTACTGGGCCCAGCGGTACCGCCTTCTGCCGGACCGCTTGCCAGCCTTCCTGCTTCCCCAGGCGGATGAGGTGTTTCTGGCCGGGAAGTACCTGAATATCCTGCGGCAGTGCAATGTGACCATgaagctgctgcagctgccacTCGCCTATAATCCTGGAGAGGCAGGACATGAGCAGATAATCAAGAGCAGCTACGATTTGCCGGCCAAAAAACTTCTAGATGTCCTAGCAAAGGAACACAGTCTGGCCTTGCACATTCGCAATTTGAGGTGCTATTTCCTGCTGCAGGAGGAGGGATTTGTGGAGACGCTGTTGGACAAATGCCAGGAGCAACTGCAGTGCAATGTGGACCGGCTAGTTCCGGAGAAGCTGCAGACCCAGCTGACGGAGACCCTGCAAAAGTCCAATGACTTCTTCAAGGACTTGCTGCGCTGCCAACTCAAGGATTGCGATGTGGCCACTCAGTTGGGCAGGCGGCACAGGCTGGGGAAGTCTGTGGGAGGAGGTCGGGAAAGGGAGAGCTCCAGTGAGGATGAGCCACCGGCGGTCCTCAATCTCTATGGCTACGAATCACTGGCTCTTCGCTACGAAGCCAAATGGCCTCTGAGCTTTGTCCTCTACCCGGAGATCCTGGAGCAAATGCAGATCCTGCAGCGGGTCCTTCTCTTCCTGCACTATGTGAAGCGCCACCTGACTGTCCTGTGGCAAACTCCTTCCGAGGGCATGGGTCTCAAGCTGACCAAACGATCGGGTGATCTTCGCCAGCGGATGCTCATGTGTATGTTGAATCTGGAACACCACATTACCCAGGACACTGCAGAGCCTCGATGGCAATCGTTGACCGTAGCCATGGACAAGGCTCGGAATATCGACGATGTGCTGAATAAGCTGGAGACCACCGTGGATGAGTGCCTGCGGTTTGCACTGCTACCCTCTGCCAACGCCTTTGTGAAAGCCCTATTCACCCTGGGACATGTGTGCCTCAACTTTTGCGGCTTTGTGGAATCCCCGCCAGATGGAACTTCCCGGGAGCTCGAGCAGGGTATTTCCGAGTACGAAGAGGAGTTCGACAGCTTCATGGCCAGCATCCTGGAGTTGGTGGGCGAGTTGGCCAAGTCGAGTGGCCACGGCGAGCGGGAGTCTTGCAAACAGTTGCTCAAACGTCTCGAGGGGTTCTGCAAGCCTTCCGAAATGAACTAG